In Streptococcus uberis, a single window of DNA contains:
- a CDS encoding RluA family pseudouridine synthase → MKTNNPNGFTVSFNNPYPESTVKDLLEKHLLIPRKIRHFLRIKKHILINHQMVNWQNQVQTGDHITLIFDEEDYPSKAIAFGNPKLVDCLYQDEHLIVVNKPEGMKSHANQPDELALLNHVSAYVGKTCYIIHRLDKETSGTILFAKNPFILPIMNRMLENRDISRTYWAFVSGTIKEKKLTIQKPIGRHRHDRRKRVVDMKQGQKATTIVKKLKNDSSSFTLVECHLKTGRTHQIRVHMDAIGHPLKGDPLYAPHLPFERLMLHAHQLEFTHPLSLETIRVKAKSDSFEKGLP, encoded by the coding sequence ATGAAAACAAATAATCCTAATGGTTTTACTGTTTCATTCAACAATCCTTATCCCGAATCAACAGTTAAAGATTTACTGGAAAAGCACTTATTGATACCTCGCAAAATTCGTCATTTCTTGCGCATCAAAAAACATATTTTGATTAATCACCAAATGGTTAATTGGCAAAACCAAGTTCAAACAGGAGACCATATTACCTTAATCTTTGACGAAGAAGATTACCCAAGTAAGGCAATTGCCTTTGGAAATCCAAAGCTTGTCGACTGTCTCTACCAAGATGAGCATCTCATTGTTGTCAATAAACCTGAAGGAATGAAGAGTCATGCCAACCAACCTGATGAATTAGCCTTACTAAATCATGTATCCGCCTATGTAGGAAAAACATGCTATATTATTCATCGACTGGATAAAGAAACCAGTGGGACAATTTTATTTGCTAAGAACCCTTTTATTCTCCCTATCATGAACCGTATGCTTGAAAATCGTGATATTAGTCGCACCTATTGGGCTTTCGTTTCAGGCACCATCAAAGAGAAAAAATTGACAATTCAAAAACCCATTGGTCGTCATCGTCATGATCGTCGTAAGCGAGTCGTTGACATGAAGCAAGGACAAAAAGCAACCACAATTGTCAAAAAACTCAAAAATGATTCCTCTTCTTTCACACTAGTCGAATGCCATTTAAAAACTGGAAGGACTCATCAAATTCGTGTTCACATGGATGCCATAGGTCATCCTCTCAAAGGAGATCCCCTCTACGCTCCGCATCTACCATTCGAGAGATTGATGCTACATGCCCATCAACTAGAATTCACTCATCCACTCAGCCTTGAAACCATACGGGTGAAAGCAAAATCTGACAGTTTTGAAAAAGGACTTCCTTAG
- the secE gene encoding preprotein translocase subunit SecE, with protein sequence MGFISGIFKLLKDTTWPNRKQRWKDFIAVLEYTAFFTIIIFIFDQLLSKGVLSIIDFFN encoded by the coding sequence ATGGGATTCATTAGTGGTATTTTTAAGTTATTGAAAGATACAACTTGGCCAAATAGAAAACAACGTTGGAAAGATTTCATCGCAGTCTTAGAGTACACTGCTTTCTTTACCATCATTATCTTTATCTTTGACCAGTTACTTTCAAAAGGTGTCTTGAGCATCATTGACTTTTTTAATTAG
- the pbp2a gene encoding penicillin-binding protein PBP2A produces the protein MTFLELLQKKFFPKKYAEKQVSDENDTFSEEKRQMTQETLSSEEMDDRTKKQHSAYQRSKHSSEESQKKQPTWLRKMEAILPSPQHPVRRFWRRYHIGKILLIAISSFVLIVGSYLFYLSKTAKVSDLQNALKATTVIYDHKAEYAGSLSGQKGTYVELDAISDNLENAVIATEDRTFYENNGINLKRFLLAIVSAGHFGGGSTITQQLAKNAYLSQDQTIKRKAREFFLALELTKKYPKKDILTMYLNNSYFGNGVWGVEDASQKYFGTSAANLTLDEAATLAGMLKGPEIYNPLYSIQNATNRRDTVLSAMVDAGKISQAEADQAKAVGMGNRLADTYVGKSDDYKYPSYFDAVVNEAISSYGISEKDLVNNGYKIYTELDQNYQVGMQTTFDTTSLFPTSDYDGSSAQGASVALDPKTGGVRGLVGRVNSDQNQGFRSFNYATQSKRSPASTIKPLVVYTPAIASGWSMNKTLPNTIQDFDGYQPHNYGNYESEDVPMYQALANSYNIPAVATVKELGIDKAVTYGKKFGLDMDSANKELGMALGGSVTTNPLEMAQAYAVFANKGVMHKAHLITKIETASGKLLKEHTDQTKRVISQTVADKMTSMMLGTFSNGSAVNANVYGYTLAGKTGTTETDFNPDLSGDQWVIGYTPDVVISQWIGFNKTDENHYLTDSSAGTASTIFSTQASYILPYTKGTAFTVDNAYAMNGISAVYGVNETTTENAQGSQDIIDSIRKSAEEASKSITDAVDQSGLREKAQSIWNGIVDYFR, from the coding sequence ATGACATTTTTAGAACTTCTTCAAAAAAAATTTTTCCCTAAAAAATATGCGGAAAAACAAGTATCTGATGAGAATGATACGTTTTCTGAAGAGAAGAGACAGATGACACAAGAAACCTTATCATCAGAAGAAATGGATGATAGGACAAAAAAACAACACTCAGCTTACCAACGCAGTAAGCACTCTTCAGAAGAATCACAGAAAAAACAGCCTACTTGGTTGCGAAAGATGGAAGCTATTCTTCCGTCACCTCAGCATCCAGTTAGGCGTTTTTGGCGTCGTTACCATATTGGAAAAATTTTGTTAATTGCAATCAGTAGTTTTGTCCTCATTGTGGGCTCCTACCTTTTTTACCTTTCAAAAACAGCTAAGGTATCGGACTTACAAAATGCCCTTAAGGCAACGACGGTTATCTATGATCACAAGGCGGAATATGCTGGCAGTTTATCCGGACAAAAAGGGACTTATGTTGAATTAGATGCTATTTCTGACAACTTAGAAAATGCTGTGATTGCGACCGAGGATCGTACTTTTTACGAAAACAATGGTATCAATCTGAAACGCTTCTTATTGGCTATTGTCTCAGCTGGTCATTTTGGTGGTGGTTCGACCATAACACAACAATTAGCTAAAAATGCCTATCTTTCGCAAGACCAAACGATCAAACGCAAGGCGCGTGAGTTCTTCTTAGCTTTGGAATTAACAAAAAAATACCCCAAAAAAGACATTTTGACCATGTACCTCAATAATTCTTACTTTGGAAATGGGGTTTGGGGCGTCGAAGACGCTAGTCAAAAATATTTTGGCACCAGCGCAGCTAATTTAACGCTTGATGAGGCGGCCACTTTAGCAGGAATGCTTAAGGGTCCAGAAATATATAACCCGCTGTATTCTATTCAAAATGCAACCAATCGTCGAGATACGGTTCTATCAGCCATGGTGGATGCGGGTAAAATTTCCCAAGCTGAGGCAGATCAAGCTAAGGCGGTTGGAATGGGTAATCGGTTAGCGGATACTTATGTTGGGAAATCTGACGACTATAAATACCCTTCTTATTTTGATGCGGTGGTCAACGAAGCCATTTCAAGCTATGGCATTTCTGAAAAAGATTTAGTTAATAATGGTTACAAAATCTATACGGAGTTAGATCAGAATTATCAAGTTGGTATGCAGACCACTTTTGATACAACAAGTCTCTTTCCAACTTCTGATTATGATGGAAGCTCTGCTCAAGGCGCCAGTGTAGCCTTAGACCCTAAAACGGGTGGAGTTAGAGGGCTTGTTGGTCGTGTTAATAGTGATCAAAATCAAGGTTTCCGAAGCTTTAACTACGCTACGCAATCAAAACGTAGTCCGGCCTCAACAATTAAGCCATTAGTGGTCTATACACCAGCTATTGCTTCAGGCTGGTCTATGAATAAAACCTTGCCAAACACAATTCAAGATTTTGATGGCTATCAGCCACATAACTACGGAAACTATGAGTCTGAAGATGTTCCCATGTATCAAGCTTTGGCCAATTCTTACAATATCCCAGCTGTGGCAACTGTAAAAGAGTTAGGGATTGACAAAGCTGTGACTTACGGGAAAAAATTTGGTTTAGACATGGATTCTGCTAACAAAGAATTGGGTATGGCTTTGGGCGGAAGTGTTACGACAAACCCACTTGAAATGGCACAGGCCTATGCTGTTTTTGCCAATAAAGGTGTCATGCATAAAGCGCATTTAATCACCAAAATAGAGACAGCAAGTGGAAAATTACTGAAAGAACATACCGATCAGACCAAACGTGTTATTAGCCAAACTGTCGCTGATAAAATGACCAGTATGATGCTTGGAACATTTTCAAATGGTTCAGCGGTCAATGCTAATGTTTACGGCTACACTTTAGCGGGCAAAACGGGAACAACTGAAACAGATTTTAATCCTGACTTGTCAGGTGACCAATGGGTAATTGGTTATACTCCTGATGTTGTTATCAGTCAGTGGATCGGTTTTAACAAGACCGACGAAAATCATTACCTTACAGATTCAAGTGCCGGAACAGCATCCACTATTTTTAGTACCCAAGCTTCTTATATTTTGCCATACACGAAAGGTACAGCTTTTACGGTGGACAATGCCTACGCAATGAATGGTATTTCAGCAGTTTATGGTGTTAATGAAACCACAACAGAAAATGCCCAAGGTTCCCAAGATATCATAGATAGTATCAGAAAATCAGCAGAGGAAGCGTCAAAATCCATTACGGATGCTGTCGATCAGTCAGGTCTTCGAGAAAAAGCACAAAGCATTTGGAATGGTATTGTAGACTATTTCAGATAG
- a CDS encoding RidA family protein has translation MKSIRRYDVNEEWAHTGLVEAGDFYFLNYCTGNVGQPIEDQINGAFDEMERRLGLVGLTLEAVVKMDCLFRDVWNLPVMEKIIKERFNGKYPARKTIQTEFAHQGGAEGLLFQVDGIAYSKPINTTLK, from the coding sequence ATGAAAAGTATTAGACGTTATGATGTGAATGAAGAATGGGCCCATACGGGGCTAGTTGAAGCTGGGGACTTTTATTTTCTCAATTATTGTACTGGAAATGTTGGACAACCTATTGAGGATCAAATAAATGGTGCCTTTGATGAAATGGAAAGACGATTAGGCTTAGTTGGTTTAACCTTAGAAGCGGTTGTTAAAATGGATTGCTTGTTCCGTGATGTTTGGAATTTACCTGTTATGGAAAAAATTATCAAAGAACGCTTTAATGGGAAATATCCTGCTCGAAAGACCATTCAGACTGAATTTGCTCATCAAGGAGGAGCGGAAGGCTTGCTTTTCCAAGTAGATGGCATTGCCTACTCTAAACCGATAAACACAACTTTAAAGTAG
- the nusG gene encoding transcription termination/antitermination protein NusG, protein MLDSFDKGWFVLQTYSGYENKVKENLLQRAQTYNMLDNILRVEIPTQTVNVEKNGQTKEIEENRFPGYVLVEMVMTDEAWFVVRNTPNVTGFVGSHGNRSKPTPLLEEEIRAILLSMGQTVDVFDTNIKEGDVVQIIDGAFMGQEGRVVEIENNKVKLMLNMFGSETIAEVELYQIAELQ, encoded by the coding sequence ATGTTAGATTCTTTTGATAAAGGCTGGTTTGTGCTTCAGACTTATTCTGGCTATGAAAACAAAGTAAAAGAAAATCTTTTGCAACGCGCACAAACCTATAACATGTTGGATAACATTTTACGAGTAGAAATCCCAACCCAAACCGTTAATGTTGAAAAAAATGGACAAACAAAGGAAATTGAAGAAAATCGTTTCCCAGGTTATGTCTTGGTAGAAATGGTCATGACGGATGAAGCTTGGTTTGTCGTCCGTAATACACCAAACGTTACAGGATTTGTCGGCTCACATGGTAACCGTTCAAAACCAACACCATTACTTGAAGAAGAAATTCGTGCTATCCTTCTTTCTATGGGTCAAACCGTTGATGTCTTTGACACCAATATTAAAGAAGGTGATGTGGTTCAAATTATTGATGGTGCCTTTATGGGACAAGAAGGACGCGTTGTTGAAATTGAAAACAATAAAGTCAAATTAATGCTCAACATGTTCGGTTCAGAAACAATTGCTGAAGTTGAATTGTACCAAATTGCTGAATTACAATAG
- a CDS encoding zinc ribbon domain-containing protein: MKKIFQRKWFKRTSIVLGILLVALIALGSFYYSKSAVIDRYVVAKSKKNGGSFENIKAFLVWDDTDEIITNDQAAFASFTPLPKSEISSLKKELKSATASDPVYIKSIGHHFWIFPDYRVAMKPMSLTLKTNVPNMDLLLNQKKVATSNSENFTTELKRLPIADYSASINGTYKDKKIKVTKKYDGQKPVLDLSVTFKNFTVSSNLTEGELYFDEDRVGTLKNGQYQVTDYPITNGSKAFVKRHFPDGELKSEKVDLAAVAEGSELKLTVDNLLDRTKAGEYLLAAFNQLMAYTSSRQDPTTVADVFENGINNDFYKGLKESVKAKLETDSRKASSFAIPNVALNDMTQVGKESYLLDFAATYDFTYPKETDPEKGSSGNIIQELSGQLTLKKSGDRYVISQAGTKNISVTSEKNNIKKPSLLPDGIVGTWKGTKDDITYTLTISEDGTVTRHIDFKDPKKADESRTAKITKTEEKNPGDFQVIITPETDSSILIIGGGIGGANIKYAYGLHLDGNQLTPIIWQTGMDKDFDFSKPAPGLPLTKQ; encoded by the coding sequence ATGAAAAAGATATTTCAAAGAAAATGGTTCAAACGAACATCCATTGTTTTAGGTATTTTGCTTGTAGCTCTGATTGCCTTAGGTTCTTTTTATTATTCAAAGTCAGCCGTGATTGATCGTTATGTTGTTGCTAAAAGTAAAAAGAATGGCGGGTCCTTTGAAAATATTAAAGCTTTTTTAGTCTGGGATGATACCGATGAAATCATTACGAATGATCAAGCAGCTTTTGCTTCATTCACGCCTCTTCCAAAATCAGAGATTTCCTCATTAAAAAAAGAGCTCAAAAGTGCAACGGCCTCTGATCCAGTATACATTAAGTCCATTGGACATCATTTTTGGATTTTTCCGGATTATCGGGTAGCCATGAAACCAATGTCACTAACCTTAAAAACGAATGTCCCTAATATGGATCTGCTCTTAAATCAGAAAAAAGTAGCAACATCTAATTCGGAAAATTTTACGACAGAATTAAAAAGGTTACCAATTGCTGACTACAGTGCAAGTATCAATGGAACTTACAAAGATAAAAAAATCAAAGTTACTAAAAAATATGATGGGCAAAAACCAGTACTAGATTTATCTGTTACATTTAAGAATTTTACAGTAAGCAGTAATCTTACAGAAGGTGAGCTTTATTTTGACGAGGATCGCGTCGGTACTCTAAAAAATGGTCAGTATCAAGTCACAGACTATCCCATTACTAATGGTAGCAAAGCTTTTGTAAAACGACATTTCCCAGATGGTGAGCTTAAAAGTGAAAAGGTTGATCTTGCAGCGGTTGCTGAAGGTTCTGAACTGAAGTTAACGGTCGATAATCTCTTAGATCGCACTAAAGCTGGAGAATATCTTTTAGCTGCTTTTAATCAACTGATGGCATATACAAGTAGCCGACAAGATCCAACGACAGTTGCAGATGTCTTCGAAAATGGCATAAATAACGATTTTTATAAAGGTTTAAAAGAAAGTGTGAAAGCAAAATTGGAAACAGATAGTCGCAAGGCTTCTAGTTTTGCCATTCCAAATGTTGCCCTAAATGACATGACGCAAGTCGGCAAGGAGTCTTACCTCTTAGATTTTGCGGCTACATATGATTTTACCTATCCAAAAGAAACAGACCCTGAAAAAGGCAGTTCAGGTAACATCATTCAAGAGTTAAGTGGACAACTAACGCTCAAAAAATCAGGAGATCGTTATGTGATTAGTCAAGCTGGTACAAAAAATATCTCTGTGACCAGTGAAAAAAATAATATTAAAAAACCGTCATTACTGCCAGATGGCATAGTTGGAACTTGGAAGGGAACTAAAGACGACATTACCTATACGTTGACCATTTCTGAGGATGGAACAGTAACACGTCATATCGATTTCAAAGATCCGAAAAAAGCTGATGAAAGTAGAACAGCAAAAATCACGAAGACGGAAGAAAAGAATCCAGGAGATTTCCAGGTTATTATCACCCCAGAAACTGATAGCTCAATCCTCATCATTGGTGGTGGTATTGGTGGTGCTAACATCAAGTATGCCTATGGCCTTCATTTAGATGGCAATCAATTAACACCGATTATTTGGCAAACAGGTATGGATAAGGACTTTGATTTTTCGAAACCGGCACCAGGTTTACCTTTAACGAAACAATAG
- the leuS gene encoding leucine--tRNA ligase has protein sequence MTFYNHKEIEPKWQDFWAKNHTFKTGTDSSKPKFYALDMFPYPSGAGLHVGHPEGYTATDILSRFKRAQGYNVLHPMGWDAFGLPAEQYAMDTGNDPADFTAENIANFKRQINSLGFSYDWDREVNTTDPNYYKWTQWIFTKLYEKGLAYEAEVPVNWVEELGTAIANEEVLPDGTSERGGYPVVRKPMRQWMLKITAYAERLLEDLEEVDWPESIKDMQRNWIGKSVGANITFNVKDSEESFTVFTTRPDTLFGATYAVLAPEHALVDAITTEEQAEAIAEYKRQASLKSDLARTDLAKEKTGVWTGAYAINPVNGKEMPIWIADYVLSSYGTGAIMAVPAHDERDWEFAKQFHLDIIPVLEGGNVQEAAYTEDGLHINSDFLDGLNKEEAIAKTVAWLEEKEVGNEKVSYRLRDWLFSRQRYWGEPIPIIHWEDGTSTAVPEDQLPLILPVTKDIHPSGTGESPLANITDWLEVTREDGVKGRRETNTMPQWAGSSWYYLRYIDPKNDKAIADSDLLKQWLPVDIYVGGAEHAVLHLLYARFWHKVLYDLGVVPTKEPFQKLFNQGMILGTSYRDHRGALVATDKVEKREGSYFHIETGEELEQAPAKMSKSLKNVVNPDDVVEQYGADTLRVYEMFMGPLDASIAWSEEGLEGSRKFLDRVYRLITTKEMTGDNSGALDKVYHETVKAVTEQIESMKFNTAIAQLMIFVNAANKEDKLYKEQAKGFVQLIAPFAPHLGEELWQVLTDSNQSISHVAWPTWDENKLVENDVEIVVQIKGKVKAKLVLAKDLSKEELEAAALAHEKIQAEIAGKEIVKVIAVPNKLVNIVVK, from the coding sequence ATGACATTTTATAATCACAAAGAAATAGAACCCAAATGGCAAGACTTTTGGGCAAAAAACCACACCTTTAAAACAGGAACTGACAGCTCTAAACCAAAATTTTATGCTTTAGACATGTTCCCTTATCCCTCTGGAGCAGGCTTACACGTTGGTCACCCAGAAGGCTACACAGCAACTGATATCTTAAGCCGTTTTAAACGCGCACAAGGTTATAATGTCCTTCACCCAATGGGTTGGGATGCCTTTGGTTTACCTGCAGAACAATATGCTATGGATACCGGTAATGACCCAGCAGATTTTACAGCTGAAAACATTGCCAACTTTAAACGCCAAATCAACTCATTAGGTTTCTCCTATGATTGGGACCGAGAAGTGAACACAACGGATCCTAATTATTACAAATGGACTCAGTGGATTTTTACCAAACTTTATGAAAAAGGCTTAGCCTATGAAGCCGAGGTTCCCGTAAACTGGGTTGAGGAATTGGGCACAGCTATTGCTAATGAAGAAGTTCTACCTGACGGCACCTCAGAACGTGGTGGTTATCCAGTTGTTCGTAAGCCAATGCGTCAATGGATGCTAAAAATCACAGCCTATGCAGAACGACTCCTTGAAGATCTCGAAGAAGTTGATTGGCCAGAGTCGATCAAAGATATGCAACGCAATTGGATTGGTAAATCAGTTGGAGCAAATATTACTTTTAATGTGAAAGATTCTGAGGAAAGTTTCACGGTCTTCACAACACGACCTGACACCTTGTTTGGGGCAACCTATGCAGTCTTAGCGCCAGAGCATGCGCTTGTAGATGCCATTACAACAGAAGAACAAGCTGAAGCCATAGCAGAATACAAACGACAAGCTAGCCTAAAATCAGATTTAGCACGGACAGATCTAGCGAAAGAAAAAACAGGTGTTTGGACAGGAGCCTATGCCATTAACCCTGTCAATGGAAAAGAAATGCCAATCTGGATTGCCGATTATGTCCTATCAAGCTATGGAACAGGTGCCATCATGGCAGTACCAGCCCACGATGAACGCGACTGGGAGTTTGCTAAACAATTTCATTTGGATATTATTCCAGTTTTAGAAGGTGGTAATGTTCAAGAAGCAGCCTATACAGAAGATGGACTTCATATCAATTCAGACTTTTTAGATGGCTTAAACAAAGAAGAAGCCATTGCTAAAACGGTTGCTTGGTTGGAAGAAAAAGAAGTTGGAAATGAAAAAGTTAGCTACCGTCTCCGTGATTGGCTCTTTTCTCGCCAACGTTATTGGGGGGAACCAATTCCAATCATTCATTGGGAAGATGGGACGTCAACAGCAGTTCCAGAAGATCAGCTACCACTGATTCTACCTGTAACAAAAGATATTCATCCTTCAGGGACTGGTGAGTCGCCATTGGCTAATATCACTGATTGGTTAGAAGTGACGCGCGAAGACGGTGTTAAAGGTCGTCGCGAGACCAATACAATGCCACAATGGGCTGGCTCTAGCTGGTACTACCTTCGCTACATTGATCCTAAAAATGACAAAGCGATTGCTGATTCAGACTTACTAAAACAATGGCTACCGGTCGATATTTATGTGGGGGGTGCTGAACATGCGGTCCTTCACTTGCTATATGCGCGTTTCTGGCATAAAGTACTTTATGATTTGGGTGTTGTACCAACCAAAGAACCTTTCCAAAAACTCTTTAATCAAGGGATGATTTTGGGAACAAGTTATCGTGATCATCGTGGGGCATTGGTTGCAACTGATAAAGTGGAAAAACGCGAGGGTTCTTATTTCCATATCGAAACCGGGGAAGAACTTGAACAAGCACCTGCTAAGATGTCTAAATCCCTTAAAAATGTGGTCAATCCGGATGATGTCGTTGAGCAATATGGTGCCGATACGCTTCGTGTTTATGAAATGTTCATGGGACCATTAGATGCTTCAATTGCTTGGTCTGAAGAAGGTCTTGAAGGTAGCCGTAAGTTCTTGGACCGTGTCTATCGTTTGATCACGACTAAGGAGATGACTGGCGACAATAGCGGTGCTTTGGATAAAGTTTATCATGAGACTGTAAAAGCAGTGACTGAACAAATTGAAAGCATGAAATTCAATACCGCCATTGCCCAATTGATGATTTTTGTAAATGCTGCTAATAAAGAGGATAAACTTTATAAAGAGCAAGCCAAAGGCTTTGTTCAATTAATCGCTCCTTTTGCACCACACTTAGGAGAAGAATTATGGCAAGTATTAACAGACTCAAATCAATCAATTTCTCATGTTGCTTGGCCAACTTGGGATGAAAACAAACTTGTTGAAAATGATGTTGAAATTGTTGTTCAAATTAAAGGGAAAGTTAAAGCAAAACTTGTTCTTGCCAAAGATTTAAGTAAAGAAGAATTAGAAGCTGCAGCCCTTGCTCATGAAAAAATACAAGCAGAAATTGCAGGCAAAGAAATCGTAAAAGTCATCGCAGTTCCTAACAAGTTGGTTAATATTGTGGTGAAATAA
- the rpmG gene encoding 50S ribosomal protein L33 has product MAQKKASLACVDCGSRNYSIAVSSTPKPTRLEVNKFCKHCQKYTLHKETR; this is encoded by the coding sequence ATGGCACAGAAAAAAGCTAGCCTAGCGTGTGTAGATTGTGGAAGCCGAAACTATTCAATAGCAGTGAGTAGTACGCCTAAACCGACACGACTAGAAGTAAACAAATTTTGTAAACATTGTCAAAAATATACCTTGCACAAGGAAACACGTTAG
- a CDS encoding YSIRK signal domain/LPXTG anchor domain surface protein: MKKKQEMKYYLRKSAYGLAAVSVAVLAVGSPVSAEEKSENLEKSHREVPKVPKKPDRELLKKLLEEAKLKEETAKKAKEKLIKPAALTDEESLVITEKVEESSDKVLKDASINEETSSEEENKTDEEESDGLESEEAEETEETESEPEEVKEESEEEKENDPSESETEVENVEAINLSEAEGNDSSKPETSEEVTAEEDHQETDRHAEVKIEESAKEGDEDADKKDEVEEKAKKAAELSRVKAEALAKLEALNASRLMKKIVESGKTVEGILSFMKESLPQLEAARASEQAKAPEVNQSPDHLPSEKKAVHNPVQAVKTSESLEQKAENAKTSTNLQNTQIPVQEAKRTQAQLPSTGEDYQAYLVAAAMALIASSGMVAYGSYRKKKQK, from the coding sequence ATGAAGAAGAAACAAGAAATGAAGTACTACCTCAGGAAATCTGCCTATGGCTTAGCAGCCGTATCAGTAGCAGTCCTCGCAGTCGGAAGTCCGGTATCTGCCGAAGAAAAATCCGAAAATTTAGAGAAGAGTCATCGAGAAGTGCCAAAAGTACCTAAAAAGCCAGATAGAGAACTTCTAAAAAAATTATTAGAAGAGGCTAAACTAAAAGAGGAGACAGCTAAAAAAGCTAAAGAAAAATTAATTAAACCTGCAGCATTGACAGATGAAGAATCATTAGTGATTACAGAAAAAGTTGAAGAATCATCTGATAAAGTTTTAAAGGACGCTTCAATAAATGAGGAAACATCCTCTGAAGAAGAGAATAAAACTGATGAAGAGGAATCAGATGGATTAGAAAGTGAAGAAGCTGAAGAAACTGAAGAAACAGAATCCGAACCCGAAGAAGTTAAAGAAGAATCTGAGGAAGAAAAAGAGAATGACCCATCCGAATCAGAAACAGAAGTTGAGAATGTTGAAGCGATTAATCTTTCTGAAGCTGAGGGAAATGACTCATCAAAACCTGAAACTTCAGAAGAGGTAACTGCTGAAGAAGACCATCAAGAGACTGATCGGCATGCAGAAGTCAAAATAGAGGAGAGTGCCAAAGAAGGTGATGAAGATGCTGATAAAAAAGATGAGGTTGAAGAAAAAGCCAAAAAAGCAGCTGAATTAAGCCGTGTGAAAGCAGAAGCACTGGCTAAATTAGAAGCACTTAATGCTAGTCGTTTGATGAAGAAAATTGTTGAATCTGGCAAAACGGTAGAAGGCATCCTTTCCTTCATGAAGGAAAGCTTACCTCAACTGGAAGCTGCTAGAGCATCTGAACAAGCTAAAGCTCCGGAAGTAAATCAATCCCCTGATCACTTACCAAGTGAGAAAAAAGCAGTCCACAATCCAGTCCAAGCAGTTAAAACAAGTGAAAGCTTGGAACAGAAAGCTGAAAATGCTAAGACAAGCACAAATCTTCAAAATACTCAAATTCCAGTACAAGAGGCAAAAAGAACTCAAGCCCAATTGCCAAGTACAGGAGAAGATTACCAAGCTTATCTTGTGGCCGCAGCAATGGCCCTTATTGCCTCATCAGGCATGGTGGCCTATGGCAGCTATCGCAAGAAAAAGCAAAAATAG